In one Butyrivibrio proteoclasticus B316 genomic region, the following are encoded:
- a CDS encoding glucose-1-phosphate adenylyltransferase, with the protein MAHNEMLAMILAGGRGSRLKDLTNKVAKPAVYYGGKYRIIDFPLSNCANSGIDTVGVLTQYESVLLNSYVAQDGRWGLDSRDSGVYVLTPREKADEGLDVYRGTADAISQNIDFIDNYNPEYILVLSGDHIYKMNYAKMLAYHKEMKADATIAVRPVPMKEASRFGIMNTDGNGRIVEFEEKPQKPKSNLASMGIYIFSWKLMRKMLVEDMNNPDSDHDFGKDIIPRMLGEKRNLFAYEFKGYWKDVGTIDSLWEANMDLLDPKNELNLNDSSWLIYTEDVSILPQYIGKDAKIKRAYITQGVRVEGSVTNSVLFTGAVVGKGAKVVDSVLMPGAVVEEGATVTRALVAENVRIGKKVKIGSKTSEEIALVAKSVKGGTK; encoded by the coding sequence ATGGCGCATAATGAAATGCTTGCCATGATACTTGCAGGTGGGCGTGGTAGCAGACTTAAGGATCTTACCAATAAAGTTGCCAAGCCGGCTGTTTATTATGGAGGCAAATATCGAATCATTGATTTTCCACTTAGTAATTGTGCAAATAGCGGAATTGATACTGTAGGTGTACTTACTCAGTATGAGTCTGTACTTCTGAACAGTTATGTTGCTCAGGATGGTCGCTGGGGCCTCGACTCCAGGGACAGTGGTGTTTATGTCCTGACGCCAAGAGAAAAAGCTGATGAAGGGCTTGATGTTTACAGAGGCACAGCCGATGCTATTTCTCAGAATATCGATTTTATCGATAACTATAATCCTGAATATATTCTTGTTTTGTCAGGAGATCATATTTACAAGATGAATTATGCCAAAATGCTTGCTTATCACAAGGAGATGAAGGCGGATGCTACAATAGCTGTTCGACCTGTTCCTATGAAAGAGGCCAGCAGATTCGGCATTATGAATACTGACGGAAATGGCAGAATTGTAGAATTTGAGGAGAAACCTCAAAAACCAAAGAGTAATCTTGCCTCAATGGGTATTTATATTTTCAGCTGGAAGCTCATGCGCAAGATGTTGGTTGAGGATATGAATAATCCTGATTCAGACCATGACTTTGGTAAGGATATCATTCCAAGAATGCTTGGAGAAAAGAGAAATCTTTTTGCATATGAATTCAAGGGATACTGGAAGGATGTAGGAACTATAGATTCTCTCTGGGAAGCTAATATGGATCTGCTTGACCCCAAGAATGAGCTTAATCTTAATGATTCTTCCTGGCTTATCTATACAGAGGATGTTTCAATCCTTCCTCAGTATATTGGCAAGGATGCTAAGATCAAGAGAGCTTATATCACACAGGGTGTTCGCGTAGAAGGCTCAGTTACCAATTCAGTTCTTTTTACAGGCGCAGTTGTAGGAAAAGGGGCCAAGGTAGTTGATAGTGTACTGATGCCGGGCGCAGTTGTAGAAGAAGGCGCTACAGTAACAAGAGCTTTGGTGGCGGAAAATGTCCGTATCGGCAAGAAGGTGAAGATTGGTTCCAAGACCAGTGAAGAGATTGCACTAGTTGCAAAGAGCGTGAAAGGGGGTACAAAGTAA
- the glgD gene encoding glucose-1-phosphate adenylyltransferase subunit GlgD, with product MANKAFGIVSSADNSIHVEGLHDYRPIGAFSFIGRFRVIDFPISNMSNSGMDRIQVYVRSRPRSIAEHIGSGRHYNINSKRGKIQLLFSEDSNVNSIYNNDICAYSENLDIIQRMHQDYVIITPSYMVYKQDFSELLQSHINSGADVTLLYHKVDNAKEYFQNCKIVNINKQKGISSLEKNLGTAKERNIFMDTYCMSKETFVGLIKAAKELSSIYTLADIVNLKCKDMDIRGYQHKGYFASLLSLSDYYRASLELLDYDVASDLFRPEWPIYTRTTDSCPTQYFETAKVSNSFISNGCLIEGTIENSVVGRGVTIKKGAVIKNSIILAHVVIEEGVHIENTIVDKWAHIIHVKDIRGTEEHPQYIKRRDTL from the coding sequence ATGGCAAATAAGGCTTTTGGAATAGTATCCTCTGCCGATAACAGTATTCATGTTGAAGGCCTTCATGATTACAGACCAATCGGTGCTTTTTCATTTATCGGAAGATTTCGTGTAATTGATTTTCCTATTTCCAATATGAGTAATAGTGGAATGGACAGAATTCAGGTTTATGTTCGATCCCGTCCAAGATCAATTGCAGAACATATCGGATCAGGAAGACATTATAATATCAACTCCAAACGTGGTAAGATACAGCTTCTTTTTTCCGAGGACAGCAATGTAAATTCAATTTACAACAACGATATATGCGCTTATAGTGAGAATCTTGATATCATTCAGAGAATGCATCAGGACTATGTTATCATTACTCCGAGCTATATGGTTTACAAGCAGGACTTTAGTGAACTCCTGCAGAGCCATATTAATTCAGGTGCAGATGTGACTCTTTTATACCACAAGGTTGATAATGCCAAGGAGTATTTCCAAAATTGTAAGATAGTTAATATCAACAAACAAAAGGGAATTTCTTCTCTTGAGAAGAACCTTGGAACAGCCAAGGAACGCAATATCTTCATGGATACATATTGCATGAGTAAGGAGACTTTTGTTGGCCTTATAAAGGCAGCCAAAGAGCTTTCTTCAATCTATACTCTTGCAGATATTGTTAATCTTAAGTGTAAAGATATGGATATCAGAGGCTATCAGCATAAGGGTTATTTTGCATCCCTTCTTAGCTTATCTGATTATTACAGAGCATCCCTCGAACTGCTTGATTATGATGTTGCAAGTGACCTGTTCAGACCTGAATGGCCTATTTATACCAGAACGACAGATTCCTGTCCTACACAGTATTTTGAAACAGCCAAGGTATCTAATTCCTTTATATCTAATGGCTGTCTCATAGAAGGTACAATAGAGAACTCTGTAGTTGGCCGTGGTGTTACTATCAAGAAAGGCGCAGTTATTAAGAACTCTATAATTCTGGCTCATGTAGTGATTGAAGAAGGAGTTCATATAGAAAATACGATCGTAGATAAATGGGCGCATATCATACACGTCAAGGATATACGCGGAACTGAAGAGCATCCTCAATATATTAAGAGGCGAGATACACTTTGA
- a CDS encoding EAL and HDOD domain-containing protein, with protein MLATLIPLFDDNMYVCAYSVFARKENHFLNPNYEGGARYDGAGTVHELEVVSSMGVGTLSGGKEVFVPINQFSIFAEISLQCTVPAGKVVLLMDNSIVPTEQYVKRVKELKSQGYKLAIRKLQIADFEPYKEIISQCDYILLNHTKIEISKAKVYFGKVYPNVKLVAVNVDSQEEYEELKKDGGYDLYEGGFFRMPVKESETEVSPLKVNYIELLNVINAQDFDLQEAADVIGKDPALVISLLEMVNRMALNSDITSIRHAAAMLGQKELKRWINTAVTKELCADKPSEITRLAMIRAKFAEGLAGPFEMGMAAQELFIMGLFSAIDIMLDKPMEEALNMVQVSKNIRDALIDNKGDFAPLLNFIRRYEDADWTEVSRLMVIDDINMDEVYEAYLNALKWYRDLFPQK; from the coding sequence ATGCTAGCTACACTGATTCCGTTATTTGACGATAATATGTATGTTTGTGCATATTCTGTTTTTGCCAGAAAAGAAAACCACTTTTTGAACCCTAACTATGAAGGCGGGGCGAGGTATGATGGCGCCGGAACTGTGCACGAACTGGAAGTTGTCAGCAGCATGGGAGTTGGAACATTATCCGGAGGTAAAGAGGTATTTGTTCCAATCAATCAGTTCTCTATTTTTGCAGAAATTTCATTGCAGTGTACAGTGCCTGCAGGCAAAGTTGTGCTGTTGATGGATAATTCAATTGTTCCCACAGAGCAATATGTAAAGCGTGTCAAAGAGCTTAAGTCGCAGGGATATAAGCTTGCTATCAGAAAGCTTCAGATAGCGGATTTTGAGCCGTATAAAGAGATTATCAGTCAGTGCGACTATATTCTCCTTAACCATACAAAGATAGAGATTTCCAAAGCCAAGGTTTATTTTGGCAAGGTTTATCCTAATGTTAAACTTGTTGCGGTTAATGTTGATTCTCAGGAAGAATACGAAGAACTAAAAAAAGACGGCGGCTACGATCTTTATGAAGGTGGCTTTTTCAGAATGCCTGTCAAAGAGTCGGAGACAGAGGTTAGTCCTCTGAAGGTCAATTATATAGAGCTCCTTAATGTTATCAATGCGCAGGATTTCGACCTTCAGGAGGCTGCAGATGTTATAGGTAAAGACCCGGCGCTTGTAATTTCCCTTTTGGAAATGGTAAACAGAATGGCTCTTAATTCTGATATAACATCCATCCGGCATGCTGCGGCTATGCTTGGACAAAAAGAATTAAAGAGATGGATTAATACAGCTGTAACCAAAGAACTCTGTGCAGACAAGCCTTCGGAGATAACAAGGCTTGCAATGATCAGAGCCAAGTTTGCAGAGGGACTTGCGGGTCCTTTCGAGATGGGCATGGCTGCTCAGGAACTCTTTATCATGGGGCTTTTCTCTGCTATTGATATCATGCTGGATAAGCCTATGGAAGAAGCTCTTAATATGGTACAGGTTTCCAAGAATATCAGGGATGCACTTATTGATAACAAGGGAGATTTTGCTCCACTTCTTAATTTTATCAGAAGATATGAAGATGCAGACTGGACAGAGGTTTCCAGACTGATGGTAATTGATGATATAAATATGGATGAGGTATACGAGGCCTACCTTAATGCTCTTAAGTGGTATCGTGATCTTTTCCCTCAAAAATGA